In Mauremys reevesii isolate NIE-2019 linkage group 8, ASM1616193v1, whole genome shotgun sequence, a single genomic region encodes these proteins:
- the AMY2A gene encoding pancreatic alpha-amylase, with product MKALLLLVAVGLCWAQYNPNTKSGTTSIVHLFEWRWADIALECERYLAPYGFGGVQISPPNENIIVTNPSRPWWERYQPISYKLCTRSGNENEFKDMVTRCNNVGVRIYVDAVVNHMCGSGGGSGNGATCGSYFNAGARDFPSVPYSAWDFNDGKCKTGSGEIENYNDVNQVRDCRLVGLLDLALEKDYVRSKVADFMNNLIDIGVAGFRIDASKHMWPGDMKAFLDKLNNLNTRWFSSGTRPFIYQEVIDLGGEAIKASDYFGNGRVTEFKYGAKLGTVIRRWNGEKMAYLKNWGEGWGLMASDRALVFVDNHDNQRGHGAGGASILTFWDARLYKMAVGFMLAHPYGFTRVMSSYRWTRNFQDGKDVNDWIGPPSNGDGSTKDVTINADSTCGNGWVCEHRWRQIRNMVIFRNVVDGQPFSNWWDNGSNQVAFGRGNRGFIVFNNDDGSLNVNLQTGLPAGTYCDVISGQKEGNSCTGTKVYVGSNGIANFQISNQAEDPFIAIHVNAKL from the exons ATGAAGGCTCTTCTTCTGCTAGTAGCGGTTGGCCTTTGCTGGGCACAATACAATCCAAATACAAAGTCTGGGACGACGTCTATTGTCCACCTATTTGAATGGCGTTGGGCTGACATTGCTCTTGAATGTGAACGGTACTTAGCACCCTATGGATTTGGAGGAGTTCAG ATATCACCTCCAAATGAAAATATTATAGTTACTAATCCCTCGAGACCCTGGTGGGAAAGGTACCAGCCAATCAGCTACAAACTGTGCACACGATCTGGAAATGAAAATGAATTTAAAGACATGGTGACCAGGTGCAACAATGTTGGA GTTCGTATTTATGTGGATGCTGTAGTCAACCACATGTGTGGATCTGGTGGCGGCTCTGGAAATGGTGCTACTTGTGGAAGCTATTTCAACGCAGGGGCCAGAGATTTTCCTTCAGTGCCATACTCAGCCTGGGACTTTAACGATGGTAAATGTAAAACTGGAAGTGGAGAGATTGAAAATTACAATGATGTGAATCAG GTCCGTGACTGCCGCCTGGTTGGTCTTCTTGATCTTGCCCTGGAGAAGGACTATGTACGCTCGAAAGTTGCTGACTTCATGAACAACCTCATTGATATTGGGGTGGCAGGCTTCAGAATTGATGCTTCCAAGCACATGTGGCCTGGGGATATGAAGGCATTTTTAGACAAACTGAACAACCTAAATACTCGATGGTTTTCCTCAGGAACGAGGCCTTTTATTTACCAGGAG GTAATTGACTTGGGTGGAGAGGCAATTAAAGCCAGTGACTACTTTGGAAATGGCCGAGTGACTGAATTCAAATACGGTGCGAAATTGGGGACAGTCATCCGCAGATGGAATGGAGAAAAGATGGCCTATTTAAA gaaCTGGGGAGAAGGCTGGGGTTTAATGGCTTCTGACAGAGCCCTGGTCTTTGTGGATAATCATGACAATCAAAGGGGACATGGTGCTGGAGGAGCTTCTATTCTAACCTTCTGGGATGCCAG ACTATATAAAATGGCAGTTGGTTTCATGCTTGCTCATCCTTATGGATTCACACGTGTAATGTCAAGTTACCGCTGGACAAGAAATTTCCAAGATGGAAAG GATGTTAATGACTGGATAGGACCACCAAGCAACGGTGATGGCTCAACCAAAGATGTTACAATCAATGCAGATAGCACTTGTGGCAATGGTTGGGTCTGTGAACATAGGTGGCGTCAAATAAG GAACATGGTTATTTTCCGTAATGTGGTTGATGGCCAGCCTTTCTCAAACTGGTGGGACAATGGCAGCAATCAAGTGGCTTTTGGGCGTGGTAATAGAGGATTCATTGTCTTTAATAATGATGACGG GAGCTTGAATGTGAATTTGCAAACTGGCCTTCCTGCTGGCACTTACTGTGATGTTATTTCTGGGCAAAAGGAGGGCAACTCCTGTACTGGAACAAAAGTCTATGTTGGGTCTAATGGTATTGCCAATTTCCAGATTAGTAACCAGGCTGAAGATCCTTTCATTGCAATTCACGTTAATGCTAAATTATAA
- the LOC120370104 gene encoding pancreatic alpha-amylase-like, whose protein sequence is MKALLLLVAVGLCWAQYNPNTKSGTTSIVHLFEWRWADIALECERYLAPYGFGGVQISPPNENIIVTNPSRPWWERYQPISYKLCTRSGNENEFKDMVTRCNNVGVRIYVDAVVNHMCGSGGGSGNGATCGSYFNAGTRDFPVVPYSASDFNDGKCKTGSGEIENYNDVNQVRDCRLVGLLDLALEKDYVRSKVAEYMNNLIDIGVAGFRIDASKHMWPGDMKAFLDKLKNLNTRWFSSGTRPFIYQEVIDLGGEAIKASDYFGNGRVTEFKYGAKLGTVIRRWNGEKMAYLKNWGEGWGFMASDRALVFVDNHDNQRGHGAGGASILTFWDARLYKMAVGFMLAHPYGFTRVMSSYRWTRNFQDGKDVNDWIGPPSNGDGSTKDVTINADSTCGNGWVCEHRWRQIRNMVIFRNVVDGQPFSNWWDNGSNQVAFGRGNRGFIVFNNDDGSLNVNLQTGLPAGTYCDVISGQKEGNSCTGTKVYVGSNGIANFQISNQAEDPFIAIHVNAKL, encoded by the exons ATGAAGGCTCTTCTTCTGCTAGTAGCGGTTGGCCTTTGCTGGGCACAATACAATCCAAATACAAAGTCTGGGACGACGTCTATTGTCCACCTATTTGAATGGCGTTGGGCTGACATTGCTCTTGAATGTGAACGGTACTTAGCACCCTATGGATTTGGAGGAGTTCAG ATATCACCTCCAAATGAAAATATTATAGTTACTAATCCCTCGAGACCCTGGTGGGAAAGGTACCAGCCAATCAGCTACAAACTGTGCACACGATCTGGAAATGAAAATGAATTTAAAGACATGGTGACCAGGTGCAACAACGTTGGA GTTCGTATTTATGTGGATGCTGTAGTCAACCACATGTGTGGATCTGGTGGCGGCTCTGGAAATGGTGCTACTTGTGGAAGCTATTTCAACGCAGGGACCAGAGATTTTCCTGTAGTGCCATACTCAGCCTCGGACTTTAACGATGGTAAATGTAAAACTGGAAGTGGAGAGATTGAAAATTATAATGATGTGAATCAG GTCCGTGACTGCCGCCTGGTTGGTCTTCTTGATCTTGCCCTGGAGAAGGACTATGTACGCTCGAAAGTTGCTGAATACATGAACAACCTCATTGATATTGGGGTGGCAGGCTTCAGAATTGATGCTTCCAAGCACATGTGGCCTGGAGATATGAAGGCATTTTTAGATAAACTGAAAAACCTAAATACTCGATGGTTTTCCTCAGGAACGAGGCCTTTTATTTACCAGGAG GTAATTGACTTGGGTGGAGAGGCAATTAAAGCCAGTGACTACTTTGGAAATGGCCGAGTGACTGAATTCAAATATGGTGCGAAATTGGGAACAGTCATCCGCAGATGGAATGGAGAAAAGATGGCCTATTTAAA gaaCTGGGGAGAAGGCTGGGGTTTCATGGCTTCTGACAGAGCCCTGGTCTTTGTGGATAATCATGACAATCAAAGGGGACATGGTGCTGGAGGAGCTTCTATTCTAACCTTCTGGGATGCCAG ACTATATAAAATGGCAGTTGGTTTCATGCTTGCTCATCCTTATGGATTCACACGTGTAATGTCAAGTTACCGCTGGACAAGAAATTTCCAAGATGGAAAG GATGTTAATGACTGGATAGGACCACCAAGCAATGGTGATGGCTCAACCAAAGATGTTACAATCAATGCAGATAGCACTTGTGGCAACGGTTGGGTCTGTGAACATAGGTGGCGTCAAATAAG GAACATGGTTATTTTCCGTAATGTGGTTGATGGCCAGCCTTTCTCAAACTGGTGGGACAATGGCAGCAATCAAGTGGCTTTTGGGCGTGGTAATAGAGGATTCATTGTCTTTAATAATGATGACGG GAGCTTGAATGTGAATTTGCAAACTGGCCTTCCTGCTGGCACTTACTGTGATGTTATTTCTGGGCAAAAGGAGGGCAACTCCTGTACTGGAACAAAAGTCTATGTTGGGTCTAATGGTATTGCCAATTTCCAGATTAGTAACCAGGCTGAAGATCCTTTCATTGCAATTCACGTTAATGCTAAATTATAA